AGTTGGGTAAAATTGAAAACTGGTTCGGAAGATATGGACCAGAGGTAATAATAGCCAGCAGGTTTATTGCCGGGGTTCGTTCAGGTATTGCGGTGGCGGCTGGTCTGGGTAAAATACGACTTTGGAAAATGGCTATCTACAGTCTTATAAGTATCCTTGCCTGGAACGGTCTCATAATCGGTCTGGGCAGACTAACTCATCAAAACCAACGGGAGCTTTTCAAATTTTTAAGTTTATATAACCGTTTCATTTTAGTTATATTGGTCCTGATTGTGGTCATCTGGTTTATCTGGTTGGTGAGGAAAAGGTCAAAGAAAAACAATACAGGGATTGGAAAATGAAGATAATGGTTTTAATGGGCGGGACCTCGGCTGAGCGGGATGTCTCTTTAGCTTCAGGAGAGGCAATAGTAAAAGGGTTAAAAGATGCAGGTCATCAGGTTTTGGCGATCGATACGTCAAAAGGATATAAGTTACCCGAAGATCAGACCAGGTTTTTGCCGAATGGGGTCAAGGCCGAGCCGCCGGACGTAAAGGCTCTACAGACCGAGGGGAAAAAGGTGGCATTGAAAACGATTGAGTCATTCAGCCTTTCGGACGTCGA
This is a stretch of genomic DNA from Candidatus Zixiibacteriota bacterium. It encodes these proteins:
- a CDS encoding DedA family protein, encoding MEEFFNSRGAELLNFISAHGVVWIYLFLFFSAILETFFPPYPGDTVTFMGGYLASSGILSLPLAFLIPCTGSLCGALALYYLGMKKGRKLFEKDKGKILNKTQLGKIENWFGRYGPEVIIASRFIAGVRSGIAVAAGLGKIRLWKMAIYSLISILAWNGLIIGLGRLTHQNQRELFKFLSLYNRFILVILVLIVVIWFIWLVRKRSKKNNTGIGK
- a CDS encoding D-alanine--D-alanine ligase; its protein translation is MKIMVLMGGTSAERDVSLASGEAIVKGLKDAGHQVLAIDTSKGYKLPEDQTRFLPNGVKAEPPDVKALQTEGKKVALKTIESFSLSDV